From a region of the Aeoliella mucimassa genome:
- a CDS encoding ABC transporter permease, translated as MSDVAVVEPTAEPASTRYEKWRQHFEKFEAWLSKASDYLNPILVKETRQALKSRQFGLAFVLLLIVCWLITIFAMTTAGPGVYYSAVGRSLLMWYYIVLIFPMIVMVPFAAFRSLSGEREENTYDLLRVSTLSPHQIVRGKLASAIVQDGVYLSAVAPCIAFTYLLRGIDVLTIGLLLVTVTLASIGLSMIGLFLAALSKRKQGQILLSVLFVAALLLSLMGAISGSVEFISGGESLSGEEAWIVLSCSFTFYATTFLMLYLATVALTAYSSDNRSTPLRWSMVLQQAAFVGWIAYFWIEDGYTRLAIPSLIIISTIYWYCMGTMLTTETAELSHRVRRKLPQSGMGRMMFGLFNPGPGTGYFFAVANLTAVVWLAFLAMGWISYSGVGPNRGFSLDELTALVLIYWGLMVFYLGIGKLVVRVVARFTEVTTVAGFLIHVLVILAGSGIPFALQSSLRNWRNMGYNFMQWLNPLWTMAEYGDGVRVDESVMLHVMVVSCLALCVMWINLPGAAKELMQGRVALPTRVVQDEAELHPVEIKPQSPWDEEPTTAE; from the coding sequence ATGAGCGACGTCGCCGTGGTGGAACCAACTGCAGAGCCCGCAAGCACTCGCTACGAGAAGTGGCGGCAACACTTCGAGAAGTTCGAAGCCTGGTTGTCGAAAGCTAGCGATTATCTTAACCCAATTCTTGTGAAAGAGACTCGGCAAGCACTCAAGAGTCGCCAGTTCGGACTGGCGTTTGTGTTGTTGCTGATTGTCTGTTGGCTGATCACGATCTTCGCGATGACCACCGCCGGCCCGGGAGTGTACTACTCGGCCGTCGGTCGATCGCTGCTGATGTGGTATTACATCGTACTGATCTTCCCAATGATCGTGATGGTCCCTTTCGCTGCATTTCGTTCCCTCTCGGGGGAGCGGGAGGAGAATACCTACGATCTTTTGAGGGTGTCGACCCTTAGTCCGCATCAAATCGTGCGGGGAAAACTCGCTAGCGCCATTGTGCAAGACGGGGTTTACCTGTCCGCGGTCGCTCCCTGCATTGCTTTTACGTATCTGTTGCGGGGTATCGACGTGCTGACCATCGGCTTGTTGCTGGTTACCGTTACTCTGGCCAGCATTGGGCTTTCGATGATCGGGCTGTTTCTGGCAGCGCTCTCGAAACGCAAGCAAGGACAAATCTTGCTTTCCGTGTTGTTTGTTGCGGCGTTGCTGCTGAGCCTAATGGGCGCTATCAGCGGCAGCGTTGAGTTTATCTCAGGTGGAGAGTCACTAAGCGGAGAAGAAGCCTGGATCGTACTGAGTTGTAGTTTCACTTTCTATGCAACGACGTTCTTGATGCTCTATTTGGCCACGGTCGCTCTCACCGCTTACAGCAGCGACAATCGCTCGACTCCACTGCGGTGGAGTATGGTGCTTCAACAAGCAGCGTTTGTCGGCTGGATCGCTTACTTCTGGATCGAAGATGGCTACACGCGACTGGCGATTCCCTCGCTTATTATTATCTCCACGATTTACTGGTACTGCATGGGGACGATGCTCACGACCGAAACGGCAGAACTCTCCCATCGCGTGCGTCGCAAACTGCCCCAATCGGGCATGGGGAGGATGATGTTTGGGTTGTTCAACCCTGGACCTGGGACCGGCTACTTTTTTGCGGTCGCCAATTTGACTGCCGTCGTTTGGTTAGCTTTCCTCGCGATGGGGTGGATTTCGTATTCAGGTGTTGGACCAAATCGCGGCTTTTCGCTCGATGAACTCACCGCCTTGGTACTGATCTACTGGGGGTTGATGGTGTTCTACTTGGGAATCGGCAAGCTGGTAGTCCGCGTGGTCGCCCGATTCACGGAAGTGACCACCGTCGCAGGCTTCTTGATCCACGTGCTGGTCATCTTGGCCGGCAGCGGTATTCCCTTTGCCTTGCAGAGCTCGCTACGAAACTGGCGGAACATGGGATACAACTTCATGCAGTGGTTGAATCCACTCTGGACCATGGCCGAATACGGCGATGGCGTCCGTGTCGACGAGTCGGTAATGCTGCACGTGATGGTGGTGAGTTGCCTGGCGCTCTGCGTGATGTGGATTAACTTGCCGGGAGCGGCCAAAGAACTGATGCAAGGACGCGTCGCGCTACCAACGCGGGTAGTGCAGGACGAAGCCGAGTTGCATCCCGTGGAAATCAAGCCACAGAGTCCGTGGGACGAAGAACCTACAACTGCGGAGTGA
- a CDS encoding ABC transporter ATP-binding protein, with amino-acid sequence MVASSPQIELRHVHRWFGDTHAVNDVSFSVQAGEVFGFIGPNGAGKTTSMRILATLDEPSTGDALVDGFSVVEDPERVRRRLGFMPDYFGTYENVDVHEYLDFFARAYGLRGSERTRALAFVEDFTGLNKLATKPINGLSKGMKQRLCLGRTMIHDPSVMVLDEPAAGLDPRARIELREMISRLADLGKAVLISSHILTELAEVCHRVGIIEQGQLVAVGTVDEISRKAQKVAMIEVRFVGDPEPAHQWFAAREDLHDVQWDLKKATLSHAGDEATQAQLLREIVQAGLNVVEFRCRTKSLEDVFLEVTEGRVQ; translated from the coding sequence ATGGTAGCATCTTCCCCGCAAATCGAACTTCGCCACGTGCATCGCTGGTTCGGCGATACGCATGCCGTGAACGATGTATCGTTCTCTGTGCAAGCTGGCGAGGTCTTTGGCTTTATCGGCCCCAATGGTGCTGGCAAGACCACCAGCATGCGTATTCTGGCGACCCTCGACGAACCCTCGACCGGCGACGCACTGGTCGATGGCTTTTCGGTGGTCGAAGATCCAGAGCGGGTGCGGCGGCGACTCGGATTCATGCCCGACTATTTTGGCACCTACGAGAACGTCGACGTGCACGAGTACCTCGACTTTTTTGCCCGCGCTTACGGATTGCGTGGTAGCGAGCGAACCCGCGCACTCGCGTTTGTCGAAGACTTCACCGGGCTCAATAAGTTGGCCACCAAGCCGATCAACGGGCTCTCCAAAGGCATGAAGCAACGGTTGTGCTTGGGGCGAACCATGATTCACGATCCGTCGGTCATGGTGCTCGACGAGCCGGCGGCCGGACTCGACCCTCGGGCGCGGATCGAACTGCGGGAGATGATCTCGCGACTGGCCGATTTGGGCAAGGCGGTGCTCATCAGTTCGCATATCCTTACCGAATTAGCCGAGGTGTGCCATCGGGTCGGCATTATCGAGCAGGGCCAGTTAGTCGCGGTCGGCACCGTCGACGAAATCAGTCGTAAGGCTCAAAAGGTTGCCATGATCGAGGTGCGATTCGTCGGCGATCCCGAGCCAGCTCACCAATGGTTTGCCGCCCGCGAGGACCTGCACGACGTGCAATGGGACTTGAAGAAAGCGACACTGTCGCACGCTGGCGACGAAGCTACACAGGCACAACTCCTACGCGAGATCGTACAAGCGGGGCTCAATGTCGTGGAGTTTCGGTGCCGTACTAAGTCGCTGGAAGACGTGTTTCTCGAAGTTACGGAGGGCCGCGTGCAATGA
- the lipA gene encoding lipoyl synthase, whose product MTYTIGMSNNSLPIVTRPRLPEWLRAQPPSGEALAVFNRTRGTVDGGGLHTVCEEAKCPNLNDCWGRGDATFMIAGKECTRGCRFCSVQTLRAPEPPDPNEPEQLAAAVASMHLSHVVITVVNRDDLPDGGADHYRRCVEAVRERAPKVSIELLSSDLAGNWQALEHLLMGLNLDVFAHNVECVERLDSTVRDPRASFELSLEVLRRAKQLRPDMVTKSSLMVGLGETDREITEAMQRLRTADVDLLTLGQYLAPGRPGERYLPVDRYVTPEQFEAWKHEARELGFAEAAAGPMVRSSFRAGELLAAANERAKQ is encoded by the coding sequence GTGACTTATACTATTGGCATGTCGAACAACAGCCTACCTATTGTTACCCGCCCCCGCTTGCCGGAGTGGCTCCGCGCGCAACCCCCTTCGGGCGAAGCGCTGGCCGTGTTTAATCGTACTCGCGGCACCGTCGATGGCGGTGGTCTGCATACCGTGTGCGAAGAGGCCAAGTGCCCGAATCTGAACGATTGCTGGGGCCGCGGCGACGCCACGTTCATGATTGCTGGCAAAGAGTGCACCCGCGGGTGCCGGTTCTGCTCGGTGCAAACACTACGCGCGCCGGAACCGCCTGATCCAAATGAGCCGGAGCAGTTAGCCGCCGCGGTAGCGAGCATGCACCTGTCCCACGTGGTGATCACCGTGGTGAATCGCGACGACCTGCCGGACGGCGGGGCCGATCACTATCGTCGGTGCGTGGAAGCGGTTCGCGAGCGGGCTCCCAAAGTATCGATCGAGCTATTGTCGAGCGACCTGGCTGGCAACTGGCAAGCCCTCGAGCATCTGCTGATGGGTCTCAATCTGGATGTGTTCGCTCACAATGTCGAATGCGTCGAGCGACTCGACTCCACGGTTCGCGACCCACGAGCGTCGTTCGAGTTGTCGCTCGAAGTGCTCCGCCGCGCGAAGCAACTGCGCCCCGACATGGTGACCAAGAGCAGCCTGATGGTTGGGCTCGGCGAGACCGACCGCGAGATCACCGAAGCGATGCAGCGGCTCCGCACAGCGGATGTCGATCTGCTGACGCTCGGCCAGTACCTGGCTCCCGGCCGACCGGGCGAGCGGTACTTGCCGGTCGATCGGTACGTGACCCCCGAACAGTTTGAAGCTTGGAAACACGAAGCACGTGAATTGGGATTCGCCGAAGCGGCAGCCGGACCCATGGTTCGCAGCTCGTTCCGCGCTGGCGAATTATTAGCTGCTGCTAACGAAAGGGCGAAGCAATGA
- the cysK gene encoding cysteine synthase A, with protein sequence MPRQRVYDNAAQCIGDTPMIKINRLVPADHATVFAKCEFFQPLNSVKDRIGAAMIEAGERNGKITAGTHIIEPTSGNTGIALAFVCAAKGYKLTLTMPESMSMERRVLLRALGASLELTPAADGMKGAISRAQQLVEQGENTFMPQQFENPANPAIHEATTGPEIWEDSGHDIDVIVAGVGTGGTITGTSRYLKKMNPEFKAIAVEPVDSPVISGGQPGSHKIQGIGAGFIPGNLDTSLIDEVITVSNEEAFQWSRRLAKEEGIMAGISSGANMCAAAKIAAKPEYKGKRIVTIMCSLGERYLSTPLFEGLAG encoded by the coding sequence ATGCCACGCCAACGAGTTTACGACAACGCCGCTCAGTGCATTGGCGATACTCCGATGATCAAAATCAATCGCTTGGTTCCTGCCGACCATGCGACCGTGTTCGCCAAGTGCGAGTTTTTCCAACCCCTCAACAGCGTGAAAGATCGTATCGGCGCAGCCATGATCGAAGCCGGCGAGCGCAATGGCAAGATCACCGCTGGCACCCATATTATTGAGCCCACCAGTGGCAACACCGGCATCGCCCTGGCTTTTGTCTGTGCAGCTAAGGGCTACAAGTTGACGCTCACCATGCCCGAGAGCATGTCGATGGAACGCCGAGTGCTGTTGCGGGCGCTGGGTGCCAGTTTGGAACTGACTCCCGCCGCCGATGGCATGAAGGGGGCCATTAGCCGGGCGCAGCAACTGGTAGAGCAGGGCGAGAACACGTTCATGCCGCAGCAGTTCGAGAATCCAGCCAACCCGGCGATTCACGAAGCGACCACCGGCCCGGAGATTTGGGAAGACTCGGGCCACGACATCGACGTGATCGTCGCCGGCGTCGGCACCGGTGGCACCATCACTGGTACCTCGCGTTACCTGAAGAAGATGAATCCCGAATTCAAGGCGATTGCCGTGGAGCCGGTCGATTCGCCTGTGATCTCGGGTGGTCAGCCTGGCTCGCACAAGATTCAAGGCATCGGTGCCGGATTCATCCCAGGCAACCTCGATACTTCGCTCATCGACGAAGTGATTACCGTCAGCAACGAAGAGGCCTTCCAGTGGTCGCGTCGTCTGGCGAAGGAAGAGGGCATCATGGCGGGCATCTCCAGCGGCGCTAACATGTGTGCGGCGGCCAAGATTGCCGCCAAGCCCGAGTACAAAGGCAAACGCATCGTCACCATCATGTGCAGCCTGGGCGAGCGGTACCTGTCGACCCCGCTGTTCGAAGGCCTGGCCGGTTAG
- a CDS encoding transposase produces MRNSRKLLMEFQHLQKQYWGRHLWARGYFVASSGSVTEEAITAYIQGQRGTEPKDGEDNFRVTPS; encoded by the coding sequence GTGAGGAACTCGCGAAAGCTTCTGATGGAGTTCCAGCATCTGCAAAAGCAGTACTGGGGGCGTCATTTGTGGGCCCGCGGGTACTTTGTGGCGTCTAGCGGAAGTGTGACTGAGGAAGCGATTACCGCGTATATCCAGGGTCAGCGGGGAACGGAGCCCAAAGACGGGGAAGATAACTTCCGCGTAACGCCTTCGTGA
- a CDS encoding alpha-L-fucosidase: protein MKRSGILVLFTLMSFSMGWSNSFAQQTATDPTPTLQVSENDFWANRGCSAGDARCQWFRDAKFGAIIHFGVYSELGGYYQGKGPYRPAEQIMGLGERRAVISPDEYLKNVASKFNPTGFDADEWVSQMKQAGMRYVIFTTKHHDGFCMFDTKTTTFDVVDSTPFGRDIVKELAEACRKQDMHLCLYYSIGDWSAKEVMDDQYANYGQYMKAQLKELLTNYGDVDLLWFDNWWYVEDQWSTDTPHARELYNFVRELQPNILVNDRCGIGVESDHGDYGTPENQLKGSLQERYFEVVMTCTADDSWGWMKGADNYRRPDTLVRNLVDSVSKGGDFTLNIGPNDQGEFPRPQQVLLQKIGHWTNANAQAIYGTVPAPEVDLPSGGTAYATKSSNGSQYYLHVQSWPQRSPLKVRLPESFGDNVQVTQLSTGASVEGIETGKVGGHLDVLIPRVEPEDDYFTVIKITK from the coding sequence ATGAAACGGTCTGGAATCCTCGTATTGTTTACCCTGATGTCATTCAGCATGGGCTGGAGCAACAGCTTCGCGCAGCAGACCGCTACAGATCCAACTCCCACGCTGCAGGTTTCCGAAAACGACTTCTGGGCGAACCGCGGTTGCAGTGCGGGCGACGCCCGGTGTCAGTGGTTCCGCGATGCAAAGTTCGGAGCCATTATTCACTTTGGTGTCTACTCCGAACTAGGAGGCTACTACCAAGGTAAAGGACCTTACCGCCCGGCCGAGCAGATCATGGGACTTGGGGAACGACGCGCGGTGATCTCGCCCGACGAATACCTGAAGAACGTGGCCTCCAAGTTCAATCCCACCGGCTTCGATGCGGACGAATGGGTGAGCCAGATGAAACAGGCAGGCATGCGGTACGTGATCTTTACGACCAAGCATCACGACGGGTTCTGCATGTTCGACACGAAGACCACCACGTTTGATGTGGTGGACTCCACCCCCTTCGGTCGAGACATCGTTAAGGAGCTTGCCGAGGCATGTCGTAAGCAGGACATGCACCTCTGCTTGTACTACTCCATTGGCGATTGGTCGGCTAAAGAGGTGATGGACGATCAATACGCCAATTATGGCCAGTACATGAAGGCGCAACTCAAAGAACTTTTGACCAACTATGGAGACGTCGATTTATTGTGGTTCGACAATTGGTGGTACGTCGAAGATCAGTGGTCGACCGATACCCCTCACGCCCGAGAGCTGTATAACTTCGTCCGCGAACTGCAACCGAACATTCTGGTGAACGACCGCTGCGGCATCGGAGTTGAGTCGGACCACGGCGACTATGGCACTCCCGAAAATCAACTGAAAGGTTCGCTGCAGGAACGATACTTCGAGGTCGTGATGACCTGCACCGCCGATGATAGCTGGGGATGGATGAAAGGAGCCGACAACTACCGCCGCCCCGACACGCTTGTTCGCAACCTGGTCGACTCGGTTAGCAAGGGTGGTGACTTCACCTTGAACATCGGTCCCAACGACCAGGGCGAATTCCCGCGTCCTCAACAGGTGCTACTGCAGAAGATCGGACACTGGACCAATGCCAATGCGCAGGCGATCTACGGTACCGTGCCGGCACCTGAGGTCGACCTGCCGAGCGGCGGCACCGCGTACGCAACCAAATCGTCGAATGGATCGCAGTACTACCTGCATGTCCAGTCGTGGCCCCAACGGTCGCCGCTTAAGGTGCGATTGCCGGAGTCGTTTGGCGACAACGTACAAGTAACACAACTCTCGACCGGCGCGTCGGTCGAGGGAATCGAGACCGGCAAAGTGGGAGGACACCTCGACGTATTGATCCCACGCGTCGAACCTGAGGACGACTACTTTACCGTGATCAAAATCACCAAGTAA
- a CDS encoding arylsulfatase → MKRLLLLFAVVLGLMPSNATLAADTVSPERPPNIVYLMADELAYYELSHMGHPKIHTPEIDRLAAEGIRFTHARAGAPVCAPLRCALLTGKHMGHASVRANDGGTPLRAEEPTIASMLRERGYATGGFGKWGCGGRDSTGVPEKHGFDTFFGYYDQVHAHSYYPPYLICNSEEVPLAGNNGGRQGETYSHYRIMDEAKKFIRDHRDEPFFCYLPITPPHGLYDIPSDDPAWQQYAGYSWIDDPSVPQDVKNYAAMVTMIDNNLGELRQLLTELNLQDNTIVFFTGDNGGEDRFKDREHPRGYLGPNVDPRTQLGFRGGKRNLFEGGLRIPFVVAWPGHIAPGSESDLAFYHPDLFPTLADLTGATPPGDLDGISIAPTLLGSDASAQQQREYLYWEYRQQTAVIAGKWKVIRPKPRAAWQLFDLSADPGETKNLASDHPEVVAKLAGYASAAHQPVQAGTYLDPARTRHERDRQAKTGFEQ, encoded by the coding sequence ATGAAACGCCTGCTTTTGCTGTTCGCTGTGGTTCTCGGATTGATGCCGAGCAACGCGACTCTGGCCGCCGATACGGTATCGCCGGAACGGCCGCCGAACATCGTGTACTTGATGGCCGACGAGCTGGCGTACTACGAACTCTCGCACATGGGGCATCCCAAAATCCACACGCCGGAGATCGATCGCCTGGCGGCCGAGGGCATCCGCTTCACCCACGCCCGGGCGGGTGCGCCGGTGTGTGCTCCGCTGAGGTGTGCTTTGCTCACCGGTAAGCATATGGGGCATGCTTCGGTTCGCGCCAACGATGGCGGCACTCCGCTGCGGGCCGAGGAGCCGACGATCGCTTCCATGCTGCGTGAGCGAGGTTACGCGACCGGCGGGTTTGGCAAATGGGGCTGCGGCGGTCGCGATTCTACCGGCGTTCCCGAGAAGCATGGCTTCGACACGTTCTTCGGCTACTACGACCAAGTGCACGCCCACAGTTATTACCCGCCCTACCTGATTTGCAACAGCGAAGAGGTTCCGCTGGCAGGCAATAACGGCGGCCGGCAAGGCGAAACCTATTCGCACTATCGCATCATGGACGAAGCCAAGAAGTTCATCCGCGACCATCGCGACGAGCCTTTCTTCTGCTATTTACCAATCACTCCTCCACACGGTTTGTACGATATTCCTTCCGACGACCCAGCCTGGCAGCAGTACGCTGGCTATTCCTGGATCGACGACCCGAGCGTGCCGCAAGACGTAAAGAATTACGCGGCCATGGTCACCATGATCGATAACAACCTCGGCGAGCTGCGTCAGTTGCTGACTGAGTTAAACTTGCAGGACAATACCATCGTTTTCTTTACCGGCGACAACGGCGGCGAAGACCGCTTCAAAGACCGTGAGCACCCCCGTGGTTATCTTGGTCCAAACGTCGATCCGCGAACTCAACTCGGCTTTCGCGGCGGGAAACGCAATCTCTTCGAAGGTGGGTTGAGAATCCCCTTCGTGGTTGCCTGGCCGGGGCACATTGCACCAGGCAGTGAGAGCGATCTTGCGTTCTACCATCCCGATTTATTCCCCACACTAGCCGACCTAACCGGCGCGACTCCGCCGGGTGATCTGGATGGCATTTCGATCGCCCCCACGCTGCTCGGCAGCGACGCTTCGGCTCAGCAGCAGCGCGAGTACCTCTACTGGGAGTATCGCCAGCAGACGGCGGTAATTGCAGGCAAGTGGAAAGTGATTCGCCCCAAACCTCGCGCGGCTTGGCAGTTGTTCGACCTGAGCGCCGACCCCGGCGAAACAAAAAACCTCGCGAGCGATCACCCTGAGGTGGTTGCCAAGCTAGCCGGCTACGCCAGTGCGGCCCACCAACCAGTACAGGCGGGCACGTACCTCGACCCCGCCCGCACACGGCACGAGCGCGACCGCCAGGCGAAAACCGGGTTCGAGCAGTAA
- a CDS encoding 3-keto-disaccharide hydrolase, which translates to MTNNTCFTRFHLCSALAVLACVVGSPNLASAESADAAPSDSPTVAIINDEGPVGLEKPSDPITMCGDVKLGENKSKLVAEPGQGVVAALKKLPYDQTKPLLSKQKFGDCKVELEFVIAGGSNSGVKLQSRYEIQLYDSHGKENPGGADCGGVYPHWSYHTGKPGFQYTDKGSPPAVNAALPAGEWQKLEITFRAPRFDESGKKTENARFELVMLNGKEVQRDFELESPTGTIDNPLKEVAEAPLFLQVDHGAVAFRNVTVTPLEK; encoded by the coding sequence ATGACAAACAACACTTGCTTCACTCGATTTCATTTGTGTTCCGCGCTCGCGGTGCTGGCCTGCGTTGTAGGTTCGCCTAACCTGGCGTCGGCCGAAAGTGCGGATGCCGCGCCGAGCGATTCGCCGACCGTGGCGATCATCAACGACGAAGGTCCCGTTGGGCTTGAGAAGCCGAGCGATCCGATCACCATGTGTGGCGATGTGAAGCTCGGCGAGAACAAGTCGAAGCTCGTCGCCGAGCCCGGCCAAGGCGTGGTGGCCGCCCTGAAGAAGCTGCCTTACGATCAAACGAAGCCGCTGTTGAGCAAGCAGAAGTTTGGCGACTGCAAGGTGGAGCTCGAGTTCGTGATTGCCGGCGGATCGAACTCAGGCGTCAAGCTGCAGTCGCGTTACGAGATTCAGCTGTACGACAGTCATGGCAAAGAGAACCCCGGCGGCGCCGACTGCGGTGGCGTTTATCCTCACTGGAGTTACCATACCGGCAAGCCTGGTTTTCAATACACCGACAAAGGTTCGCCTCCCGCGGTGAATGCGGCGCTACCGGCCGGCGAATGGCAAAAGCTCGAGATCACGTTCCGCGCCCCGCGGTTCGACGAGTCGGGCAAGAAGACCGAGAACGCCCGGTTCGAATTGGTCATGCTCAATGGCAAGGAGGTGCAGCGCGATTTCGAGCTGGAGTCGCCGACCGGAACGATCGACAATCCACTGAAGGAAGTCGCCGAAGCCCCGCTGTTTCTGCAGGTCGATCACGGCGCGGTCGCCTTCCGTAACGTCACGGTAACACCGCTGGAGAAATAA
- a CDS encoding phytoene desaturase family protein, producing the protein MPKDFLKDAKSRYDVVVIGAGLAGLTAANILARQGRSVLLLEQHYKLGGMATWFKRPGGHIFDVSLHGFPYGMVKSCRRYWSKEIADSIVQLDGVRFDNPMFSLWTSFTREDFTNQLIEKFNVAPERVHAFFDKARGMNFYDDQATTTRELFDEFFPGREDVIRLLMEPITYANGSTLEDPAISYGIVFSNFMSKGVFTFQGGTDRLIGLMEQELKNNGVTIAINCDVKKINLNHGAIASVEVDAKGATHTIDCDAVVSNANLKATIFNLVGEEKFDKNFIDDARAVRLNNSSTQVYMALKEDDRLDVKELGDLLFSSTAPYFRTEALLSRDITSRTYSFYYPKTRPDAPPRCMIVSSTNANFDDWANLPKEEYEASKQDLCETTLDALEAYVPNVRERVVHVEASTPVTFKHYTAHLAGASFGTKFEGLAVSRALPQQISGLYHAGSVGIIMSGWLGAMNYGVIVANEVDNQLMNCNSRSTAEVEQELAKE; encoded by the coding sequence TTGCCTAAAGACTTTCTCAAAGACGCGAAATCGCGCTACGACGTCGTTGTGATTGGTGCCGGCCTGGCCGGGCTTACCGCGGCCAACATCCTCGCCCGGCAGGGTCGCTCTGTGCTGCTGCTCGAACAGCACTACAAGCTTGGCGGCATGGCCACGTGGTTCAAGCGCCCTGGCGGACACATTTTCGATGTCTCGTTGCACGGGTTCCCCTATGGCATGGTGAAGAGTTGCCGGCGGTACTGGTCGAAGGAAATCGCCGACTCCATCGTGCAGCTCGACGGCGTACGGTTCGACAATCCGATGTTCTCGCTGTGGACCTCGTTCACTCGAGAGGACTTCACGAATCAACTGATCGAGAAGTTCAACGTCGCGCCGGAGCGGGTGCACGCCTTCTTCGACAAGGCCCGCGGCATGAACTTCTACGACGACCAGGCGACCACCACGCGGGAGCTGTTCGACGAGTTCTTCCCCGGCCGCGAAGACGTGATTCGGCTGCTGATGGAGCCGATTACCTACGCGAATGGTTCCACGCTCGAAGACCCGGCCATTAGCTACGGCATCGTGTTCAGCAACTTCATGTCGAAGGGGGTGTTCACGTTCCAGGGTGGTACCGACCGACTGATCGGCCTGATGGAGCAGGAACTCAAGAACAACGGAGTCACCATCGCCATTAACTGCGACGTGAAGAAGATCAACCTCAACCACGGCGCGATCGCCTCGGTGGAAGTCGACGCCAAGGGAGCGACGCACACCATCGATTGCGACGCGGTGGTGTCGAACGCCAACCTGAAGGCGACCATCTTCAACCTGGTAGGCGAGGAGAAGTTCGACAAGAACTTCATCGACGACGCCCGCGCGGTGCGGCTCAACAATAGCAGCACGCAGGTGTACATGGCCCTGAAGGAAGACGATCGGCTCGACGTGAAGGAGCTCGGCGACCTGCTGTTCAGCAGCACCGCGCCGTACTTCCGCACCGAGGCCTTGCTGTCGCGCGACATCACGAGCCGCACTTACTCGTTCTACTACCCGAAGACCCGCCCCGACGCCCCGCCGCGGTGCATGATCGTGAGCAGCACGAACGCCAACTTCGACGACTGGGCGAACCTGCCGAAGGAAGAGTACGAAGCGAGCAAGCAGGACCTCTGCGAGACGACGCTCGACGCCCTGGAGGCCTACGTACCGAACGTCCGCGAGCGAGTGGTACACGTCGAAGCGTCGACGCCAGTGACGTTCAAGCACTATACCGCCCACCTGGCGGGGGCGAGCTTCGGCACCAAGTTCGAAGGCCTGGCGGTGAGCCGCGCGCTGCCGCAGCAAATCTCCGGCCTGTACCACGCGGGGAGTGTCGGCATCATCATGAGCGGCTGGCTCGGCGCCATGAACTACGGCGTGATCGTCGCCAACGAAGTCGACAACCAGCTGATGAACTGCAACTCGCGATCGACTGCCGAGGTGGAGCAGGAACTGGCCAAGGAGTAG
- a CDS encoding putative signal transducing protein, protein MNDENPYKSPETRADSDYSESESDSQSGEFGEERLVKLTSYSTIAEAQLCQAVLQQEGIDCFLENEASVGVNWLWSNALGGVKLLVPHEQLEAATTLLESVQLTESAKQDLGDITFECEDCGAQITFPGERRGKTETCPKCHEYVDVPE, encoded by the coding sequence ATGAACGACGAGAATCCCTACAAGTCGCCTGAGACGCGGGCGGATAGTGACTACTCTGAATCGGAGTCGGACTCGCAGTCCGGGGAGTTTGGCGAAGAACGCTTGGTGAAGTTAACGTCGTATTCGACGATTGCCGAAGCCCAGTTGTGCCAGGCTGTTTTGCAGCAGGAGGGGATCGACTGCTTTCTGGAGAACGAAGCATCGGTCGGTGTGAACTGGCTTTGGTCGAATGCACTGGGTGGTGTCAAACTGTTAGTACCCCACGAACAGCTTGAGGCCGCAACCACGCTGCTCGAGAGTGTGCAGTTAACAGAGAGTGCAAAACAAGACCTTGGCGACATTACTTTCGAGTGCGAAGACTGCGGCGCACAAATCACCTTCCCCGGCGAGCGCCGCGGCAAGACCGAGACCTGCCCCAAGTGCCATGAGTACGTCGACGTGCCGGAGTAG
- a CDS encoding 3-hydroxyacyl-ACP dehydratase FabZ family protein, translating into MSLEQIKAAIPHREPFLLIDEIVEQEENRIVCRKKFSGAEFWYAGHYPDYPITPGVILCEASMQAGAVLLSKHAADKPGAVPVATRANNVQFRDMVLPNSEVNIEVELTERLADAFFLKAKVTNVTSGKLACRFEFACTLTNPPQ; encoded by the coding sequence ATGTCGCTAGAACAAATCAAAGCCGCTATTCCGCATCGTGAGCCGTTTTTGCTGATCGACGAGATCGTGGAGCAAGAGGAGAACCGTATTGTTTGCCGGAAGAAATTCTCTGGCGCGGAGTTCTGGTACGCCGGGCACTACCCCGACTATCCGATCACCCCTGGCGTAATTTTGTGCGAAGCGAGCATGCAGGCCGGCGCCGTGTTATTATCTAAGCACGCTGCCGACAAGCCGGGGGCGGTGCCCGTGGCCACGCGGGCCAACAACGTTCAGTTTCGCGATATGGTTCTGCCGAACAGCGAGGTCAACATCGAAGTCGAATTGACCGAGCGGCTAGCCGATGCGTTTTTCCTGAAAGCAAAAGTTACCAACGTCACGAGTGGCAAGCTCGCCTGTCGATTCGAGTTCGCCTGCACCCTGACCAATCCACCACAATGA